In one Niallia taxi genomic region, the following are encoded:
- a CDS encoding M23 family metallopeptidase, whose protein sequence is MSSRADEIRRRIEKRKRERERMQKNVERRILWNDEEESNDHNTFHFENDNKDDFHPLFRKDLFLLKILGAAVLFLAVAIIVRNQSPTLQKAETSIRQAMDQEFNFAFVSDWYEDQFGKPLAFLPTKAGEEEPADDSPLQQYALSASGKILEDFADTGQRVAIETGIDTTVQALNEGTVTFIGEKEGFGNTVVIQHSDKSESWYGNLEEVDVRIYEAVKKGTKVGLASGYGTNETLGLFYFAIKKDDDFIDPIQVIEFE, encoded by the coding sequence TTGAGTTCACGTGCAGATGAAATCAGGAGAAGAATTGAAAAAAGAAAAAGAGAGCGAGAAAGAATGCAGAAAAATGTGGAGAGAAGGATTCTTTGGAATGATGAAGAAGAATCTAACGACCACAATACCTTCCATTTTGAAAATGACAATAAGGATGATTTTCATCCACTATTCCGCAAGGATTTATTCCTATTAAAAATACTAGGTGCAGCCGTTTTGTTTTTAGCAGTGGCAATTATCGTAAGAAATCAATCCCCTACCCTCCAAAAAGCAGAAACATCAATAAGACAAGCAATGGATCAAGAATTTAATTTTGCCTTTGTGTCTGATTGGTATGAGGACCAGTTTGGCAAGCCGCTTGCCTTCTTACCAACTAAGGCCGGTGAGGAAGAGCCTGCAGATGACAGTCCATTACAGCAATATGCCCTATCTGCTTCTGGGAAAATTTTAGAAGATTTTGCTGATACAGGACAGCGGGTGGCAATTGAAACAGGCATTGACACGACAGTGCAGGCATTGAACGAAGGGACGGTTACATTTATAGGGGAGAAAGAGGGGTTTGGAAACACCGTGGTGATACAGCATAGTGATAAAAGCGAATCTTGGTATGGCAACTTGGAAGAGGTTGATGTAAGAATTTACGAAGCTGTCAAAAAAGGCACCAAGGTCGGTTTAGCTTCCGGCTATGGAACAAATGAGACACTTGGCTTATTTTACTTCGCTATTAAAAAAGATGATGATTTTATCGATCCCATTCAGGTGATCGAGTTTGAATAA
- a CDS encoding M50 family metallopeptidase, protein MNKYLRVFQSIYIHPFLWAVIGIGVITAHFYELCLLLLIILVHELGHALAAAHFSWRIKRIALLPFGGVAEMDEHGNRPLKEEAIVTIAGPLQHIWMVALGYIAYEQGWMSEYLFHSFLEFNLMIFCFNLLPIWPLDGGKVLFLFLSLKKSFPAAHKITLLLSLTGTLLFLGAILLYMPTNLNAWIILLFLWFSLFYEWKQRRYIFLRFLLERYYGKTNELRKLMPIEVKEEELLFHVLERFHRGCKHPIVLKKGKVNHSLDENEVLHAYFAEKLVTAKISDLLYR, encoded by the coding sequence TTGAATAAGTACCTTCGTGTATTTCAATCAATTTATATTCATCCATTCTTATGGGCTGTTATTGGCATAGGCGTCATAACCGCCCATTTTTATGAATTATGCTTGCTTTTGCTTATCATCCTTGTGCATGAATTAGGGCATGCGCTCGCTGCAGCTCACTTTTCATGGAGAATTAAACGAATTGCCTTGCTTCCTTTCGGCGGTGTGGCAGAAATGGATGAGCATGGCAATAGGCCGTTAAAAGAGGAAGCAATTGTAACGATTGCAGGACCACTGCAGCATATATGGATGGTTGCATTAGGCTATATCGCTTATGAGCAAGGGTGGATGTCGGAATACCTTTTTCATTCTTTTTTAGAATTTAATCTGATGATTTTCTGTTTTAATTTACTCCCTATTTGGCCGCTGGATGGGGGGAAGGTTTTGTTTTTATTTTTATCTTTAAAAAAGTCCTTTCCGGCTGCCCATAAAATAACACTGCTTTTGTCCTTAACTGGTACCCTTTTGTTTTTAGGTGCAATCCTTTTATATATGCCAACAAATCTTAATGCATGGATTATTTTGCTGTTTTTGTGGTTCTCGCTTTTTTATGAGTGGAAGCAAAGGCGCTATATATTTCTCCGGTTTTTACTGGAAAGATATTATGGAAAAACAAATGAACTCAGAAAGCTTATGCCGATAGAGGTCAAAGAAGAGGAGCTTTTGTTTCATGTGCTAGAACGGTTTCATCGTGGCTGCAAGCACCCAATCGTGTTGAAAAAGGGAAAAGTGAACCACTCCTTAGATGAAAATGAAGTGCTGCACGCCTATTTCGCAGAAAAGCTTGTGACCGCTAAAATTAGTGATTTACTGTACCGGTGA
- a CDS encoding Rne/Rng family ribonuclease, which translates to MLVNMKSREKRFAYLFNNKLERLYIEQPQQKSAVGNIYVGIVTKVAPGMNAAFVDIGEVKNCYLPKDKLASYSADDSSFNEKKNRSISTYIKQGEKVLVQVVKDATGTKGPKLTGIVELQKDNLVFMPYGRYIAVSKKLVDQKIQKQLRSVGKKLTAQSEGLIFRTSAANASEAELTAEIDDLRQKYTELVRQAATAKKPALLLANNDYERELFRILEKMESGEVFVDTQEEAKAWSSVFPKLSFHYYADNKNLFSFFSIEKDIEDALKRIVWLEKGAYLIIDETEAATIIDVNTGKYEGRHNLEQTAFDTNRYAALEAARQLKVRDLSGIILIDFIDMPKEHEKKIEEIMKKELQKDSRQTKVIGFTALGILQITRKKTVVPLSQAVKTKCPVCDGAGTVMSAESMAFKLERELWEYERSDHDLIEVEAQREVIKVFSGKDKQHLLRLEEILGIQINLFERDFAIPDYHIKYIGQKNNS; encoded by the coding sequence ATGTTAGTAAATATGAAATCCAGAGAGAAGCGCTTTGCTTATCTCTTCAATAATAAATTAGAAAGACTGTATATCGAGCAGCCCCAGCAGAAGTCTGCTGTTGGCAATATATATGTTGGTATTGTAACAAAGGTGGCACCTGGTATGAATGCTGCTTTTGTTGATATCGGCGAAGTCAAAAACTGCTATTTGCCAAAGGATAAGCTAGCTTCCTATTCGGCTGATGACAGCTCCTTTAATGAAAAGAAAAACAGAAGTATATCGACATATATAAAGCAAGGGGAAAAGGTGCTTGTCCAGGTTGTCAAGGATGCTACAGGGACAAAGGGGCCAAAGCTGACAGGGATTGTCGAGCTGCAGAAGGATAATCTTGTCTTTATGCCTTACGGGAGGTATATTGCTGTCTCCAAAAAGCTAGTTGACCAAAAAATACAAAAGCAATTGCGCTCTGTCGGAAAAAAACTCACAGCTCAATCAGAAGGACTTATCTTTCGAACAAGCGCTGCAAATGCAAGTGAAGCAGAACTTACAGCAGAAATAGACGATTTGCGGCAGAAGTATACTGAATTAGTAAGACAAGCTGCCACTGCCAAAAAGCCAGCATTGCTTTTAGCAAATAATGATTACGAACGAGAGCTGTTTCGCATTTTGGAAAAGATGGAATCAGGTGAGGTTTTTGTTGATACACAGGAGGAAGCTAAAGCCTGGAGCAGTGTCTTTCCTAAGCTAAGCTTTCACTATTATGCTGATAACAAAAATCTTTTTTCCTTCTTTTCTATCGAAAAGGACATTGAGGATGCTTTAAAAAGAATCGTCTGGCTTGAAAAGGGAGCGTATCTGATAATTGATGAAACGGAAGCAGCGACCATTATTGATGTGAATACAGGTAAGTATGAGGGCAGGCATAATTTGGAGCAAACTGCTTTTGATACGAATCGGTATGCTGCACTTGAAGCGGCCAGACAGCTTAAAGTAAGAGATTTATCGGGAATTATTTTAATTGATTTTATCGACATGCCAAAGGAGCATGAAAAGAAAATCGAAGAAATTATGAAAAAAGAGCTGCAAAAGGACAGCAGGCAAACAAAGGTCATTGGCTTTACTGCACTCGGTATTCTCCAAATCACCCGCAAAAAAACGGTCGTGCCGCTCTCACAAGCTGTTAAAACAAAATGCCCAGTTTGTGACGGTGCTGGTACTGTAATGAGCGCTGAAAGTATGGCTTTTAAGCTAGAGCGGGAATTATGGGAATATGAAAGAAGTGACCACGATTTAATAGAAGTAGAGGCACAGCGTGAGGTAATCAAGGTTTTCTCAGGAAAAGACAAGCAGCATTTATTGCGGCTCGAAGAAATACTTGGCATCCAAATCAACTTGTTCGAAAGGGACTTTGCCATTCCTGACTATCATATAAAGTACATTGGTCAAAAAAATAATAGCTAA
- the rplU gene encoding 50S ribosomal protein L21, with translation MYAIIETGGKQIKVEEGQAIYIEKLNSEAGETVTFDRVLFVGGENVKVGSPVVEGATVTAKVEKQGRQKKIIVFKYKAKKNYHKKQGHRQPYTKVVIEKINA, from the coding sequence ATGTACGCAATTATTGAAACAGGCGGAAAGCAAATCAAAGTTGAAGAAGGTCAAGCTATCTACATTGAGAAATTAAACAGTGAAGCTGGTGAGACAGTTACTTTCGACCGCGTTCTTTTCGTTGGCGGAGAAAATGTAAAAGTAGGAAGCCCTGTTGTTGAAGGAGCTACTGTTACAGCTAAAGTTGAAAAACAAGGCCGTCAAAAGAAAATCATCGTTTTCAAATACAAAGCGAAGAAAAACTATCATAAAAAGCAAGGTCATCGTCAACCGTACACAAAAGTTGTTATTGAAAAAATCAACGCGTAA
- a CDS encoding ribosomal-processing cysteine protease Prp has translation MIDITINKTDSGVIESFTISGHALFANHGNDIVCAGVSAVSIGAINAVISITGITPDIEQGKDGGFLSCGIPTNIPAETRERIQLLLEGMVVSLETIERDYGKHVTINYN, from the coding sequence ATGATCGACATAACGATTAACAAAACAGATTCAGGCGTTATTGAATCATTTACAATAAGCGGTCATGCCTTGTTTGCTAATCATGGGAATGATATTGTCTGTGCTGGTGTTTCAGCTGTCTCCATCGGAGCGATTAACGCAGTTATATCCATTACAGGCATCACACCTGATATAGAGCAAGGCAAAGATGGCGGATTTTTGAGCTGTGGCATACCTACAAATATTCCTGCTGAAACCCGTGAAAGAATTCAACTTCTTTTAGAGGGGATGGTCGTTTCCTTGGAGACGATTGAACGGGACTATGGCAAGCATGTTACAATCAACTATAATTAA
- the rpmA gene encoding 50S ribosomal protein L27: MLRLDLQFFASKKGVGSTKNGRDSISKRLGAKRADGQLVTGGSILYRQRGTKIYPGVNVGRGGDDTLFAKVDGIVKFERLGRDRKQVSVYPVAQEA, encoded by the coding sequence ATGTTAAGATTAGATCTTCAGTTTTTTGCATCGAAAAAAGGGGTAGGTTCTACAAAGAACGGACGTGACTCCATTTCTAAACGTTTAGGAGCTAAACGTGCAGATGGTCAATTAGTAACTGGTGGAAGCATTCTTTACCGTCAACGCGGTACAAAAATCTATCCAGGAGTTAACGTTGGTCGTGGTGGCGATGATACACTATTCGCAAAAGTTGACGGAATCGTTAAATTTGAGCGTCTAGGCCGTGATCGCAAACAAGTTAGCGTATACCCAGTAGCACAAGAAGCATAA
- a CDS encoding Spo0B C-terminal domain-containing protein: MNRDRDTIEFLRHVRHDWLNKIQLIKGNMALNKTERVEEIIDDIILEAQQEARLSNLELPAFAAKILTSNWESYSFRLEYEVLNEQKCHCIEDFALTDWTSRFFSVLNKSIKKYHDNNLSVSIEPQLTETRLFFDFSGIIEEKKLLIDFLQEKLKDGFLVEKSDISDEELTVELLIKQHKDNN, encoded by the coding sequence ATGAACAGAGACCGGGATACAATTGAATTTTTGAGACATGTACGCCATGATTGGCTGAATAAAATCCAACTTATCAAAGGGAATATGGCATTAAACAAAACGGAACGCGTTGAGGAAATCATTGATGACATCATTTTGGAAGCACAGCAGGAGGCAAGGCTTTCTAACTTGGAGCTTCCTGCGTTTGCGGCTAAAATATTGACGTCCAATTGGGAAAGCTATTCATTTCGTTTGGAATATGAAGTGCTTAATGAACAAAAGTGTCATTGTATAGAAGACTTTGCACTGACTGACTGGACGAGCCGATTTTTTTCCGTATTGAACAAAAGCATCAAAAAATACCATGATAATAATCTTTCCGTGTCAATCGAGCCACAATTAACGGAAACTCGATTGTTTTTTGATTTTAGCGGAATAATAGAAGAGAAAAAGCTGCTTATTGATTTCCTGCAGGAGAAGCTGAAAGATGGTTTTCTTGTGGAAAAAAGTGATATTTCTGATGAGGAATTAACGGTCGAGCTACTAATAAAGCAGCATAAGGATAACAATTAA
- the obgE gene encoding GTPase ObgE, which yields MFVDQVKIYVKGGDGGNGMVAFRREKYVPKGGPAGGDGGNGADVVFEVEEGLRTLMDFRYKRHFKAPRGEHGMSKNQHGKNSKDMIVKVPPGTVVTDAVTGETIADLTQHGQQAVIAKAGRGGRGNSRFASPSNPAPELSENGEPGQEREVTLELKVLADVGLVGFPSVGKSTLLSVVSAAKPKIADYHFTTIVPNLGMVETEDSRSFVMADLPGLIEGAHSGVGLGHQFLRHIERTRVIVHVIDMAAIEGRDPFEDYITINKELQEYNMRLLERPQIIVANKMDMPDAEENLKVFKEKLEEDYPIFPVSAITRTGLRDLLFAIADKLETTPEFPLEEVQEEAGVHRVLYKHEVDERQFFISRDSDGSFVLTGEGIEKLFKMTDFSRDESVKRFARQMRGMGIDEELRQRGAKDGDIVKLMEYEFEFID from the coding sequence ATGTTTGTTGATCAGGTCAAGATTTACGTGAAAGGCGGCGACGGCGGCAATGGAATGGTTGCCTTTCGCAGAGAGAAATATGTACCAAAAGGCGGACCAGCTGGCGGAGATGGCGGTAACGGAGCAGATGTAGTTTTTGAAGTGGAAGAAGGCTTACGGACATTAATGGATTTCCGCTACAAGCGCCACTTTAAGGCACCGCGCGGAGAGCATGGAATGTCTAAGAACCAGCACGGTAAGAATTCAAAGGACATGATTGTCAAAGTTCCTCCGGGCACTGTTGTGACAGATGCGGTAACAGGAGAAACGATTGCAGATTTAACACAGCATGGTCAGCAGGCAGTAATCGCTAAAGCTGGTCGCGGCGGACGTGGAAATTCCCGTTTTGCTAGCCCATCGAATCCTGCTCCAGAGCTTTCTGAAAACGGTGAGCCAGGCCAAGAGCGCGAAGTGACATTAGAGCTTAAAGTGTTGGCAGATGTCGGCCTTGTTGGTTTCCCAAGTGTAGGTAAATCAACGCTCCTTTCTGTCGTGTCTGCAGCGAAGCCTAAAATTGCTGATTATCATTTCACGACTATCGTTCCAAACTTAGGAATGGTAGAAACAGAGGATAGCAGAAGCTTTGTAATGGCAGATTTGCCAGGACTAATTGAAGGTGCGCACTCTGGTGTCGGATTAGGGCATCAGTTCCTACGTCATATTGAACGTACAAGAGTTATCGTCCATGTTATTGATATGGCTGCAATCGAAGGCAGAGATCCTTTCGAAGATTATATTACGATCAATAAGGAGCTGCAAGAGTACAATATGCGCCTTCTTGAAAGACCGCAAATCATTGTTGCTAATAAAATGGACATGCCAGATGCAGAGGAGAACTTGAAGGTCTTCAAAGAAAAGCTGGAAGAAGATTATCCTATTTTCCCTGTGTCTGCGATAACGAGAACAGGCTTAAGAGATTTGTTGTTTGCCATAGCAGATAAATTGGAAACGACACCTGAGTTCCCGCTTGAGGAAGTGCAAGAAGAGGCTGGAGTTCACCGTGTGCTTTACAAGCATGAGGTGGATGAGCGTCAATTCTTTATCTCAAGAGACTCTGACGGAAGCTTTGTGCTGACAGGTGAAGGAATTGAAAAGCTGTTCAAGATGACTGACTTCTCAAGAGATGAGTCTGTGAAAAGATTTGCTCGTCAAATGAGGGGTATGGGAATAGATGAAGAGTTAAGACAACGTGGTGCAAAAGATGGGGACATCGTAAAATTAATGGAATATGAATTTGAGTTCATTGATTAA
- a CDS encoding ACT domain-containing protein codes for MKQNKLDQRFFLVREDVLSEAMKKTLEAKELLERGKAESVFDAVQKVDLSRSAFYKYRDTIFPFHTVVKERLITLFFYIEDRSGTLSKLLNVVASGGCNVLTIHQTIPLQGRANVTLSLNTAEMEISIDALLERLRMLEFVEKVEVLSSGA; via the coding sequence ATGAAACAGAATAAATTGGACCAGCGTTTTTTTCTAGTCCGTGAGGATGTTCTTTCAGAGGCAATGAAAAAAACATTGGAAGCAAAGGAATTGCTGGAACGAGGAAAAGCAGAGTCTGTTTTTGATGCGGTCCAAAAGGTTGATTTAAGCAGAAGTGCTTTTTATAAATACAGAGATACGATATTTCCATTTCATACTGTTGTAAAGGAGCGCCTGATTACTTTATTCTTTTATATTGAGGACAGGTCTGGTACGCTTTCTAAATTGCTGAATGTCGTGGCATCAGGTGGATGCAATGTTTTGACGATTCACCAAACAATTCCATTGCAGGGACGGGCGAACGTAACCCTTTCCTTAAATACAGCAGAAATGGAAATCTCTATTGATGCATTGCTTGAAAGGCTGCGTATGCTTGAGTTTGTAGAGAAAGTAGAAGTTTTAAGCTCAGGAGCATAA
- the pheA gene encoding prephenate dehydratase has translation MKVGYLGPKATFTNIAVNKLFPDAEKLPFMTIPNCMDAVMQGEVEAALVPVENTLEGSVNITLDYLIHEVDLPIKGEITVPIKQHLMVHPNLKDSWKEAETVYSHSHAIAQCHRFLHAEWNGIRCENTTSTARAAQFIKENPELKAASIGNELTANEYGLEIVKRNIHDFDNNHTRFIIISKNNIAYQPNDCKLVGHKTSLMVTLPADESGALHQVLSAFAWRKLNLVKIESRPTKTGLGNYFFIIDIDRELDDVLIPGAMSELEAIGCEVKLLGSYPFYTDAK, from the coding sequence GTGAAAGTAGGGTATCTAGGACCGAAAGCAACATTTACAAATATTGCAGTAAATAAATTGTTTCCAGATGCGGAGAAGCTTCCGTTTATGACTATTCCGAATTGCATGGATGCTGTCATGCAAGGGGAAGTGGAGGCTGCGCTTGTTCCTGTTGAGAATACATTAGAGGGTTCTGTGAACATTACACTAGATTATTTAATTCATGAGGTGGACCTGCCAATCAAAGGGGAGATAACTGTTCCAATCAAACAACATTTGATGGTGCATCCGAATTTAAAAGATAGCTGGAAAGAAGCAGAAACTGTATACAGTCATTCCCATGCTATTGCTCAATGTCACCGATTCCTTCACGCAGAATGGAATGGGATTAGATGTGAAAATACCACTTCCACAGCAAGAGCTGCTCAATTTATAAAGGAAAATCCAGAGCTTAAGGCGGCTTCTATTGGAAATGAACTAACGGCTAATGAATATGGTTTAGAAATTGTTAAAAGGAATATTCATGATTTTGATAATAACCATACGCGTTTTATTATCATATCCAAAAATAATATTGCCTATCAGCCGAATGATTGCAAGCTTGTTGGTCACAAAACGAGCTTAATGGTTACACTTCCAGCCGATGAATCTGGAGCACTTCATCAAGTTTTGTCCGCTTTTGCGTGGAGGAAGCTTAACCTCGTTAAAATAGAATCAAGACCAACAAAAACTGGTCTTGGCAATTATTTCTTCATTATTGATATAGATCGTGAGCTTGATGATGTATTAATTCCAGGTGCGATGTCAGAGCTTGAAGCAATTGGTTGTGAAGTAAAACTGCTGGGATCATATCCTTTTTATACGGATGCGAAATAA
- a CDS encoding transcription repressor NadR, with the protein MEEKKMLGEERRSYILSLLKENSRPYTGSELSKLTNVSRQIIVGDITLLKAKNEPIIATSQGYLYLQQSKPELFEKIIACNHAPEKTEEELLLIVDYGVTVKDVKIEHPVYGDLTASILVSNRKEVQQFMKKIQSTNAVYLSQLTSGIHLHTLTANSQSALTEAEAALRNAGFLIGLDD; encoded by the coding sequence ATGGAAGAAAAAAAAATGCTCGGAGAAGAAAGAAGGAGCTATATATTATCCTTGCTGAAAGAGAATAGCCGACCATATACAGGCAGCGAGCTATCAAAGCTGACAAATGTCAGCAGACAGATAATTGTTGGAGACATTACCTTGCTTAAGGCGAAAAATGAGCCGATTATTGCCACAAGTCAAGGATACTTATATTTGCAGCAATCAAAGCCAGAGCTTTTTGAAAAAATAATCGCCTGTAACCATGCTCCAGAAAAGACAGAGGAAGAGCTTCTATTAATTGTCGATTACGGAGTAACTGTCAAGGATGTAAAAATTGAACATCCTGTTTACGGTGATTTGACGGCATCTATTCTGGTGTCCAATCGTAAAGAAGTACAGCAATTTATGAAAAAAATCCAAAGTACAAATGCAGTTTATTTATCACAACTAACATCAGGCATCCATTTACATACATTAACTGCAAATTCCCAATCTGCCCTGACAGAAGCAGAAGCCGCTCTAAGAAACGCCGGGTTTTTGATAGGATTGGATGACTGA
- the safA gene encoding SafA/ExsA family spore coat assembly protein, producing the protein MKIHIVQKGDTLWEIAKKYGVNFEELKMLNSQLSNPDMIMPGMKVKVPTAGGSIKKEAPIAGIKKEQPIYKEQPIIKEQPIVKEQPIVVKEQPKKEMPKKEMPKKEKPHTPKMPKPIIPEIDIHNYYSMNMTNVDIDVEVEEKPVPQKPVPEKPINIVPIVKEEPKKEVCPPIIPYQPYCYEVSPMMPGSGFPPGVCIPEGVPMETYPMDHTYQAPMVMPAHGHGVKHKWEESSSSYNTPFTPSSQPFQHAQVSPMHGHKEMPVQQQPFQHYGHMPMHTSYDMNESSDYTNVSPAAYTAPAQMQMPQLPFKEDCGCGGPAVPYPSHTHSAPMGMQQGFDPGMGGQMQFGGNPGVMGTQGFDPGMGGQMPFGGNPGAMGMQQGFDPGMGGQMPFGGNPGAMGMQQGFDPGMGGQMPFGGNPGAMGMQQGFDPGMGGQMPFGGNPGAMGMQQGFDPGMGGQMPFGGNPGAMGMQQGFNPGMGGQMPFGGNPGAMGMQQGFDPGMGGQAPFTYPGGEPFGPGVAGMQQGFNPEMGGMPMTGGPGYPTGGGMPYMQEPPYPQGAAGNVPMQFPMDDMGGMQGMPFEGMMGGSPGTRDFNAAPIMGPGGNAPIFAPPFHGNGQPPLVHPYGINEVTPFGMPRYLDESSDYEI; encoded by the coding sequence GTGAAAATCCATATCGTACAAAAGGGGGATACTCTTTGGGAAATTGCCAAAAAATACGGCGTTAATTTCGAAGAGTTAAAGATGTTAAATTCCCAGCTAAGTAATCCAGATATGATTATGCCCGGTATGAAAGTTAAAGTTCCTACTGCTGGCGGCAGTATAAAAAAAGAAGCGCCAATAGCAGGAATTAAAAAAGAACAACCAATTTATAAAGAGCAACCAATCATCAAAGAACAACCGATCGTAAAAGAGCAGCCGATTGTTGTAAAAGAACAGCCAAAAAAAGAGATGCCTAAGAAGGAAATGCCGAAAAAAGAAAAGCCACATACTCCAAAAATGCCTAAACCAATCATCCCTGAAATTGATATCCACAATTACTATTCCATGAACATGACAAATGTAGATATAGATGTTGAGGTTGAAGAAAAGCCAGTGCCACAAAAGCCAGTGCCAGAAAAGCCTATTAATATTGTCCCAATCGTAAAGGAAGAGCCAAAGAAAGAGGTTTGTCCACCGATTATTCCATATCAACCATATTGTTATGAGGTATCACCGATGATGCCAGGCTCAGGCTTCCCGCCAGGCGTATGCATTCCAGAAGGTGTGCCAATGGAAACATATCCGATGGACCACACATATCAGGCTCCAATGGTTATGCCTGCACATGGGCATGGAGTAAAGCATAAATGGGAGGAATCTTCCTCATCTTACAATACTCCATTTACACCTAGCTCACAGCCATTCCAGCATGCACAAGTAAGTCCAATGCATGGTCATAAGGAAATGCCTGTTCAGCAGCAGCCGTTCCAGCATTATGGTCATATGCCAATGCATACTTCTTATGATATGAACGAATCGTCTGATTACACAAATGTTTCACCTGCAGCCTATACAGCTCCAGCACAAATGCAAATGCCGCAGCTTCCATTCAAAGAAGATTGTGGTTGTGGAGGACCTGCTGTGCCATATCCAAGTCATACTCATTCTGCACCAATGGGAATGCAGCAAGGCTTCGACCCAGGAATGGGAGGCCAAATGCAGTTCGGAGGCAACCCGGGAGTAATGGGAACCCAAGGCTTCGACCCAGGAATGGGAGGTCAAATGCCATTTGGAGGCAATCCAGGAGCAATGGGAATGCAGCAAGGCTTTGACCCGGGAATGGGAGGCCAGATGCCATTTGGAGGTAATCCAGGAGCAATGGGAATGCAGCAAGGCTTTGACCCGGGAATGGGAGGCCAAATGCCATTTGGAGGCAATCCAGGAGCAATGGGAATGCAGCAAGGCTTTGACCCGGGAATGGGAGGCCAAATGCCATTTGGAGGCAATCCGGGAGCAATGGGAATGCAGCAAGGCTTTGACCCGGGAATGGGAGGCCAAATGCCATTCGGAGGCAATCCAGGAGCAATGGGAATGCAGCAAGGCTTTAATCCAGGAATGGGAGGTCAGATGCCATTTGGAGGCAATCCAGGAGCAATGGGAATGCAGCAAGGCTTCGACCCAGGAATGGGAGGCCAAGCGCCATTCACCTATCCAGGAGGAGAACCATTCGGTCCGGGAGTAGCAGGAATGCAGCAAGGCTTTAATCCAGAAATGGGCGGTATGCCTATGACTGGTGGTCCAGGATATCCAACAGGCGGTGGAATGCCTTATATGCAGGAACCTCCATATCCACAAGGAGCAGCAGGCAATGTGCCAATGCAATTCCCGATGGATGACATGGGTGGAATGCAAGGAATGCCGTTTGAGGGAATGATGGGCGGAAGTCCAGGTACACGCGATTTTAATGCTGCGCCAATTATGGGTCCAGGAGGAAATGCTCCAATTTTTGCACCTCCATTCCATGGAAACGGGCAGCCGCCATTAGTACACCCATATGGAATTAATGAAGTGACACCATTTGGAATGCCTCGTTATCTTGACGAAAGCAGTGACTATGAAATTTAA